ATGCCAGCATTGTCCAGCACGACCACCAAGTTCCCGGTCACATGGCGCAACACATGCTCGAAAAACTGAATCACATCTCCACTCCGAATCGAGCCCTTCTTCGTGTTCTGGAAGAACTGTCCCCCCGAGGTGATCGCCCCAATGGTCGAAAGCTTCTCCCAGTTCGCGGGCAAGGTCACAAGGGGCGTCACGCCCCTGGTGTTCCAGGTGTGCCTGCGCACGCCCTTCATCGCAAACCCCACCTCATCCAGGTACACCAGTGTGGCGCCCTCATCGACCTTTTTTTTTCAACTCCGGGGCCACCTGTTCTTTCCAGCTGGCAATCCGGAATTCGTTGCGTTCTGCGGCCCGTCCATCTGGCATCTGTGGTGTGAAGCCCAGGGCATGAAGCAGCTTGCGGACATGATCACGGTGATACCAGATGCCCAGGTGGCTACCGATCACGTCCCGCACGCGGGACGTCGTCCAGCTTTCATCTGGGTAGCCGTGATGACGTGAACCCTCCCGCAGGAGAGTTCGGATCTGTTCGCGCTGTTCGTCCGTCAATCGGCTGGGACGTCCGGTCGCGACGGTTGCCTCGAGGGTGCGCTGCTGGTTGAGCCGCGTGACCCAAGTGCCGACCGTGTGGATGGACACCCCGAAGTGCTCTGCGATCGCCTGGCGAGAGAAGGTGCCTTGTTGCAGCCATTC
This DNA window, taken from Deinococcus malanensis, encodes the following:
- a CDS encoding IS630 family transposase (programmed frameshift), which produces MSGWKPSKLTRAQQEERRLAAKEWLQQGTFSRQAIAEHFGVSIHTVGTWVTRLNQQRTLEATVATGRPSRLTDEQREQIRTLLREGSRHHGYPDESWTTSRVRDVIGSHLGIWYHRDHVRKLLHALGFTPQMPDGRAAERNEFRIASWKEQVAPELKKKVDEGATLVYLDEVGFAMKGVRRHTWNTRGVTPLVTLPANWEKLSTIGAITSGGQFFQNTKKGSIRSGDVIQFFEHVLRHVTGNLVVVLDNAGIHRAKAVQTFVACHERLSLVYLPPYAPELNPIELVWAYVKRNVLGNFCASNVEELKARLISAWQRVRYIQLPQHLMDSNLCRDQ